CCCCGCCCGCGACCGCCGCCACGGCCGCCGCGGCGACCAGCGGCTTGGCGGCGGCGTGCGCCCAGAACCCCTTCTTCACCGCGATCGCGGCCTTCGACCCGGTGGCGGGCTGCACCACGACCGCGGGATCGGCCGGGAGCACCGCGGTCCCCGTCTGCCCGAGCAGGTCGAGGCCGGGCAGGTCGAGGCCGGGCGGCAGCGGCACGAGCGGGATGCGGGCGACCAGGCCGTCCACGTTCGCCAGGTCGTCGAAGCCGCGCGTGCAGCGGTCGCACTCGCGGGCGTGCCGCACGATCCGCTTGCGCCACAGCGCGCCGGGCACGCCGTCCCAGCCGGAGACGACGGCGGCCAGGTCGTCGCAGCGCGGCATGGCCAGCACCCGCACGACCACGCGGGCCGCGTCGAGCTGCGCCTTCATCCGCTGCACGCGCACGGCGGCGTGCTGCGGGGTGAGGTCCAGCGCCTCGGCCAGCTCGGCGCGGGTGATGCGGCCGACCGACTCCAGCCACCACAGCGACAGCAGCTCGCGCTCGTCGTCCCCGATCCACCGAGTGGCGGCGACCACCTCGCGCCGCTGCCCGCGCAGCTGGAGCCGCGTGATGGCGTAGTCCGCGAAGTCCGCGCCGGGGTCGGCGCGGTCGAGCACCTCGTGGTCCACCGGCAGGGGCGTGTTCCGCCGGTGCCGGTCGCGGACCTGGTTCATCGCGATGACGAGCAGCCACGACCGGAACGACTCCGGGTCCTGGAGCTTCGCCAGGCCGTCCACCGCGCGCAGCATGGTCTCCTGGACCACGTCGTCGGTGTCGGGGTGCCCGCCGAGGGCGCGGCCGACGACGTTGTAGACCAGCGGCAGGTAGTCCGCCACCAGCGCGTCCAACGCGCCGGGCTCGCCGCGCTGCGCGGCCGTCACCGCCGCGGCGTCCCCTGGTGTGCGCATACCGATCCTCCCACCCGAGCCGGACTCACCCCCAGGAGACGACCGGTGCGCGCCACCATAACCACTTTCCCCGAACCCGAGAGTCCAATGCCCAGGTCGCGAGAGTCCAACGTTCAGGTCGCGAGAGTTCTACGTTCGAGTCGGGTGAGTTCTACGTTCGGGTCTGACGCTGTGACCCCCGAACGTAGAACTCAGGGGGCCTGGGCGTTGGACTCTCGCGGTTCGGGTGGGCGCGGTCAGGTGGTGAGGACGGTGGCGGCCATGGTGATCAGGGCGGCGCCGCAGGCGCGGTCGAAGAACGGGCGCACGCGCGGGTGGGCGAGCAGGCGGGCGAGGCGGGTGGCCAGGGGGGCCACGACGGCCCAGAAGCAGGCGAAGACGGTCACCGCCACAGCGGACAGGAGCGCGGCCTGGGGCAGGGGCGGGGCGGCCGGGTCCATGGCCTGCGGCACGAGGCTGAGGAAGATCAGCATCACCTTCGGGTTCAGCAGGTCGCACAGGAGGCCGCGCAGGAACAGCGAGCGGTCGGACGTCGCGGCGCGGCGGATCGGGCCGCCGCGACGGGCCGCGCGCAGGGTGGCGAAGCCCAGGTACGCGAGGTAGGCCGCGCCGACCGCCTTCACCGCCAGCAGCGCCGCCGGGGCCGCGGCCACCAGCGCGGACAGGCCGAGCGTGGCCAGCAGGGCGTGCACGAGCAGCCCGGTCACCACGCCCAGCGCCGTCACCGCGCCGTACCGCGCGCCGCGCACCGCGTTCCCGGTCACCAGCACGAAGTCCGGACCGGGCACGACGGTGACCACGACGAGCGCGAGCAGGAAGGACGTCCAGGCGATGTGCACGCCACGATCGTGTGGTACCCGTTCGGTTCTGCTCCACCTCGCACGTACCGTGTGCGGTTGTGGGCGAGGTAGCCGAACTGGATTCGGTCGACTGGCAGATCCTGGAGGAGTTGCAGAACGACGCGACCCTCCAGAACCGGGCGCTCGCCGACCTCGTGGGCATCGCGCCCTCGACGTGCCTGCAACGGGTGCGCCGACTGCGCGACCTCGGCGTGATCACCGGGTTCCACGCCGTGGTCGACCCGCGCGCCGCCGGCCTGTCGCTGGAGGCCGTCGTCTCGGTGAACGTGCGCCCGCACACCCGGCCGGTGGTGGCGGCGTTCCGGGCGTTCGTCATGGCGCAGCCGGAGACCCGCTCCCTGTTCCACGTCAGCGGCACGGCCGACTTCCTGGTGCACATCGCGGTCGCCGACAGCACGCACCTCCA
This region of Saccharothrix longispora genomic DNA includes:
- a CDS encoding sigma-70 family RNA polymerase sigma factor; the encoded protein is MRTPGDAAAVTAAQRGEPGALDALVADYLPLVYNVVGRALGGHPDTDDVVQETMLRAVDGLAKLQDPESFRSWLLVIAMNQVRDRHRRNTPLPVDHEVLDRADPGADFADYAITRLQLRGQRREVVAATRWIGDDERELLSLWWLESVGRITRAELAEALDLTPQHAAVRVQRMKAQLDAARVVVRVLAMPRCDDLAAVVSGWDGVPGALWRKRIVRHARECDRCTRGFDDLANVDGLVARIPLVPLPPGLDLPGLDLLGQTGTAVLPADPAVVVQPATGSKAAIAVKKGFWAHAAAKPLVAAAAVAAVAGGVVLLPNDPPPPLPVAAPVAVTTTTTATATTAPTTTATTTTTTTSATTTAQPVVAAPPPPRPPAAASAKKGVSTWHFDGVTRALSDIGAGWVYNWATTPENVQVPPGVEYVPMIWGAKAVTPADLEAVARQGTTLLGFNEPDLAEQSNMTVEQALDLWPRLQATGMRLGSPAVAHSADKPGGWLDRFMAGAEQRGLRVDFIALHWYGSDFGPAAVGHLKNYLDAVSARYGLPVWLTEYSLMDFSGGGVRYPDERQLADFAGGSSRMLEGLPYLERYAWFALPADKPGTGLYLPGGTPNRAGEAYRATG
- a CDS encoding LysE family translocator; the protein is MHIAWTSFLLALVVVTVVPGPDFVLVTGNAVRGARYGAVTALGVVTGLLVHALLATLGLSALVAAAPAALLAVKAVGAAYLAYLGFATLRAARRGGPIRRAATSDRSLFLRGLLCDLLNPKVMLIFLSLVPQAMDPAAPPLPQAALLSAVAVTVFACFWAVVAPLATRLARLLAHPRVRPFFDRACGAALITMAATVLTT
- a CDS encoding Lrp/AsnC family transcriptional regulator codes for the protein MGEVAELDSVDWQILEELQNDATLQNRALADLVGIAPSTCLQRVRRLRDLGVITGFHAVVDPRAAGLSLEAVVSVNVRPHTRPVVAAFRAFVMAQPETRSLFHVSGTADFLVHIAVADSTHLQAFLVDKIASRTEVRNLTSSVVLERVETRALTPPGDRRPTHRRRRVYRAGHEA